CCCGCAGGTGATGATCTCGTCGCCGTCGCGCCCCAGCAGCGTGACCACGTCCCCGTTGAAGGCGCTCTCCCATTCGAGATTGACCATGATCTGGTCCATGCAGACCCGGCCCACCACCGGGTACTTCCGCCCGCGGATGAGCACGTGGGCCACGTTGGAGAGCGCGCGGAAGTAGCCGTCGCCGTAGCCCACCGGCACCGTGACCACGCGCACCGGATGGTCGGACTGCCACGTGGACCCGTAGCTCACCGGGTGGCCGGGGCTCACCACCTTGAAGTACACCACGCGCGAGCGCATGGACAGCGCCGGCTCGACCGCGATCGTCTTCCGCGCCTCGTCCGACGGATAGACGCCGTAGAGCAGGATGCCCGGCCGCACCAGATCGAGATGGCTCTCGGGCAGCTGCAGCACCGCCCCCGAGTTGGCGATATGGCGCACCGGCGGCTTGACGCCCTGCTTGTCGTACCACTCGAGCACCTCGAGGAAGCGCGCGAGCTGCACGCGGGCCGAGGTCAGATCGGCGGCGTCCGCGTTGGCGAAGTGGGAGTAGATGCCCTCGACGACCGCGTGCCGGCACTCCGACGCGCGCTCGAGCAGCCCGCGGGCGCTGTAGTAGTGGACGCCGATGCGCTCCATGCCGGTGTCGATCTTGAGGTGCACGCGGGCGGTGACGCCGAGACGGCCCGCCTCCTCCTCGACCTGCTTGAGCTTGTCGATGGACGAGGCGGTGAGGGTGAGGTCGTGGCGCAGGAACAGCGGGATCTGGTCGCCGAAGATGCCGCCCATCACGAGGATCGGCTGGACGACCCCCGCCTCGCGCAGCGCGATCGCCTCCTCCAGGAAGGCCACTCCGAAGCACGGCGCGCCGAGCGAGGCGAGATGCCGGGCCACCGGCACCAGGCCGTGGCCGTAAGCGTTGGCCTTCAAGATGGGCATCACCGCGGCATGTCCGACCGCCGCCTGGATCGCGCGGAAGTTGTCCGCGAGCCGGGTCAGGCTGACCTCGACGATCGTCGGCCGCAGTGAGCCCTGGTCCACCGGCTACTTGGGCACCATGCCCTTGAAGCGGGGCATGACCTCCTTGGCGAGCAATTCCATCGAGTGGTGCCACGCCTTCGGGTTCTCGCTGTAGTCGAAGCAGAACACGAGCAGCGTGCCGAAGCCGCCGACCTCGTCGTAGATGTCGTTGAGCTTCTGCGACACCGTGTCCGGCGAGCCGACCAGCCAGTTGTGCTTGGCGCAGTACTCGGGCGTCACGTCGCCGTCCGGCACCGAGGGGTCGTGCTTGAGATACTCGGTGAATCCGAAGGCGCCCAGCAGCGGCAGGAAGTACTCGGTCATCATGCGGCCCATCATGCCACCCGCGGAGTGCCGCAGCGCCTCCGCGTCGGTGTCGGCCACGAACACCTCGCGCACCATGCGCCAGTCCGACCGCTTCGGCGTGCGCCCGGACTTTGCGGCCCCCTGCTCCACCGCCTCCCAGTGGCTGCCCACGTAGGCCGGGTTGAGATTCAGGCTCATCGGCCAGAACCCGCGCTCGCCCGCCAGCTTCAGCGTGTCCGAGCCCTTGTTGAGCCCGGCCACTCCGATGGGCGGGTGCGGCTTCTGGAACGGGAAGATGTGCGGCCGCAGCGTGCCGAACATCGTCCCGGTCTTGGTCACGTGCCAGAACTTGCCCTTGTAGTCGAACTCGGGCTCCTCGCTCCAGAGACGCAGGATGATGTCGAGCGACTCCCGCGTCATCTCCCGGTTCTGCCCGGCCATGCCGTCGACGTTGAAGAGCGACCAGTCGCTCGGCAGCCCGCTCGCGGCCACCCCGAAGTTGAGCCGGCCCTGCGCGAGGTGATCGAGCATCGCCACCCGGTTGGCCAGCTCGGCCGGGTGATGGAACGGCATCAGGAATCCGCCGGGACCGATTCGCATCCGCTTGGTCTGCATCAGGGCCTGCGCCACCAGGAGATCCGGCGAGGGATGCGGCTCCCACGGCGCGGTGTGGTGCTCGCCGATCCACGCCTCGCTGAAGCCCAGCTCGTCCGCCCAGCGGAGATTCTGGAGATCCCACTGGTGCCCGTCGAAGAGCTTCCGCTCGGGCGGGTGCGACGGCATCGTGAACAGCCCGTAGTCCATGGCGTACCTCCTTACCGATCTCGCTCGAAGGGAAAGAGCGGCCGCCGCCGGTTCCGATAGGTGAAGAGCCGGAGGTCGGAGCTGGTCACGCCGTCACCGTCGCACAGGACGATGTGCCGGGCGATGGGCTCGAACCCGGCACGGAAATGCTGGCGCGACTTGATCAGGACGTACTTCTTGCGGCGCGGGTCGATCCCGCAATGGGTGAATACGCCGAGATCGAAGGGCTCGCTGCGCCCCTCCGAGACGACGATCTGCATGGCGCCGGTGTCGAGCACCGCGGTCCGGCCCATGCGCACGCGGGTGCCGGTGGCCATCGGCCCGGTGACGGTGAACTCCCCGTCGGTGATGCGCGTGACCTTGCCGGTCACCGCCAGCGGCTTGCCCGGCAAGTTGATCTGTGGCATGTCGATGCGGCCGCCGAGCGGCAGGGTCACGCTCGCCGCGGTGCCCGCCTCGACCAGGCGCCGCACGCCGGCCGGATCGCAGATGGGCCCCGCGGCCACGTCGGTGAGCCCCTGGCGCATGACCTCGTCGATGACGCTCATGACGTCCTGGGTGCCGCCGGAGGCGGTGTTGTCGCCGTGATCCACCAGCACGATCGGCCCGTCGCCCAGCGAGCGGGCGTGCGCGACCTGCTCGGCCAGCGGGGCGCCATGGTAGAGGAAGTCATCCCGCCGCTCCCACGCCATCGCGAGCAGGCGGTCGCGCAGGGCCGCGCCCGCGTCGGCGCGGCGATCGCACACGATCACCGCGGAGAGCGAGGTGTGCGGGATGTCGGCGTGCGGGAAACCGCCGAACACCGAGGCGTTGAGCACCGTCCCGCCCGCTTCCGCCGCCATCGCCATGTCCATGATGTCCTTCATGGGCTGACGCGATGGGGTGTGGACCAGGGTGCTGGTCATCATCGGCCGCGAGCCCCACACCAGCACCGGCTCGATCTCGCCGCGCAGCGCGCGCAGCATGGTGCGCCCCGCCCGCTGGCCGGTCTCCCCCATGTCCACGTGGGGGTAGGTGCAGTAGCCGGCGATGACGGTGGCATTGTCGACCATCGCCGCGGTCATGTGCGAGTGGAAGTCGAGCCCCACCGCGATGGGCACCCGCGGGGCCACCGCCCGGAGGCGCCGCAGCAATTCGCCCTCGCCGTCGTCGACGTGCTCGGCCACCATCGCCCCGTGCAGGGCCAGGAACACCGCGTCGCAGCCGCCCCGTACCGCGCCCACGATGGCCTCGACCATGTCCTCGTAGGCGCCCTTCTCCACGTAGCCCGACGGGTGCGCCCCGCCCGCCACCGGCAGCACGATCTCGGCGCCGGCCTGCTCGGCCACGTGCAGGAAGCCGCCCAGCTGGGTGTTGGTGTCGCGGAACTCGGCGATCGCTGCCTCGCCGCTGAGCGGCCGGAACGAGGACAGCGGGGTGGGCACCGGGGAGAACGTATTGGTCTCGTGCATCATCATCGCGAGAACGAGCCTCGGGCGGGCCATGCCGGGAGTCTACTATCGCGCGCGAGGGCCCGCTCGACCGAGTTTCAGCGCCCGGCCAGCCGCGCGCGATAGGCGTCGAGGATCTGCGAGCCGGCCGGGCCCAGCTGGCGGAGCCAGTCGTCTACCGCGGCGCGCCCGGCCTTGCGCAGGCTCTGCTGGTAGTCGACCGACAGCTCGGTCGTGAGCCCGACGCCGGCCGCGCGCATCCGCGCGTAGTTCTCGGCGACGCGCGTCTTCATGGCCTCCCACTGCCCGGCCTCGGTCTCCGCCGCGGCCGCGCGCACCGCCCGCTGCGTGTCCGCGTCGAGGCCGCGCCAGACGTCGCCGTTGATCGTGACCATGCTCATGGTCACCGCGTACTCGATGGCGGTGAAGTGGTGCAGCGTCTCCATGAGCCGTGCCCCCGCGCCGCCGTCGCCCGAGGAGAGCACCGCGTCCAGCTGGCCCGACTTGAGCTGGGGCAGCGCGTCGGTGAACGAGATCGCCACCGGCACCGCCCCGGCGGCGCGGAAGGCGAGCACCCCGTTGGCGTCGGCGGTGCGGATGCGGAGGCCGCGTAGCGCCTCCGCGGAGTCGACCGGCTTGTTGGCCCAGATACCGGCGGGCGGCCACGGCGACTGGAAGAGCAGGACCTGGTTGTGCGTCGCGAGCACGCGCTCGTAGTGCGGGCGCGCGACGGCGGCCAGCGCCTGCCCCTGCTCGGGCGTGGTGGCCAGGAACGGCAGCGAGGGCAGCAGGAACACCGGGTCGACCGAGCCGAGCGCGCCCATGTACATGTTGCCGAGCGGCACCGCGCCGCGTCCCACCGCGTCTACCATCTCGCGCGAGCGGAATCCGCTGGAGGCATCGTACTGGTGCGCGATCTCGATCCGGCCGCCGGTGCGACGGCTCACCTCGCGAGCGAAGCGGGCGTCGGCTTCGCCCTGGATGGAGGTGGCCGGATACTCGTCGGCCATGCTCCAGGTCACCGTCTGCGCGGAGACCGCGCCGGCCCCGAGCAGCGCGAGCGCCGCGATCATCGCGCCCGCGAGCCATGCGTGACCGTGACGAGACCGACGCGTCATCGAGGGATCCTCCGCGTCGAGCATACCGCAGGTCTCGACCGCGGCGGCGAGACGGAGTAGGATCGTGGGCCATGCGCGCCGCCGTGATGCGGAACCGTCAGCTCGTGGTCGCCGATCTCCCGCGCCCCGAGCCCGGCCCCGGCGAGGTGCTGGTCAAGACGCTGGCCTGCGGCATCTGCGGCTCGGATCTCCACGCCCTCCGTCACGCCGATCGCTTCGTCGAGGCCTCCCGTCGCGCGGGCAGCGCGTTCACCATGGATCTCGCCCGCGACGTGGTGATGGGCCACGAGTTCTGCGCCGAGATCGTGGATCACGGTCCCGCGACCGCCCGCACGCTCCGCGCCGGCACGCGGGTGTGCTCGCGGCCGAGCCTGATCCGCGCGGACGGCCCGCGCACCGTGGGCTATTCCAACGACACGCCCGGCGGCTATGCCGAGTACATGCGGCTCACCGAGGCGCTGCTGCTGCCCGTCCCGGACGGGCTGCCCACCGAGCTGGCCGCGCTCACCGAGCCGATGGCGGTGGGCCTGCACGCGGTCGCGAAGGCGCGCCTCGAGGCCGACGACGCCCCGCTCGTGATCGGGTGCGGCCCGGTCGGGCTGGCGGTGATCGCGGCGCTCCGGCTGCAGGGGGCGCGGCCGATCGTGGCCGCCGACTTCTCGCCGCGCCGTCGCGAGCTGGCCGTCGCGATGGGGGCCGACGTCGTGGTGGATCCGGCGGCCACCGCGCCGTGGCAGAGCTGGCGCGAAACCGCGGTGTGGCGCGACCCGAGCCACGCTCCCGCGCTTCCCCCGTGGATCGTCGGCCCCGCGGTGCGCCCGGCGGTGGTGTTCGAGTGCGTGGGCGTGCCCGGCGTGCTCGACCAGATCATGGCCCCGGCGCCGCGCGGCACGCGGATCGTGGTCGTCGGCGTGTGCATGGAGCCGGACACCATCTATCCGATGCTCGGCATCAGCAAGGAGCTGAGCCTCCAGTTCGTGCTCGGCTACACCCCGGGCGAGTTCGCGGCCACGCTGGGCCACATCGCGGCGCGGCGCATCGAGACCACGCCGCTGATCACCGGCCGCGTGGGCGTCGAGGGCGTCGCGGGCGCCTTCGAGGCGCTCGCCTCGCCCGAGCGTCACGCCAAGATCCTCGTCGAGCCCTGGCGGGCCTGACCCCATCGCCGTCACCGCGCGCTCCACCACCTTCGCGGCGCTCCGGGAGCGGAACTACCGCTTCTACTGGATCGGGCTCGTCTTCTACGTGCTCGGCCACCGCGCCGAGTACCTGACCTTCGCGTGGATGGTGTGGGAGGTGACCCACGACGCGCTCTATCTCGGCTATCTCGGCCTCGCCCAGGGCGTGCCGCTCGTGGTGTTCCAGCTCTGGGGCGGCGTGCTCGCCGACCGCGCCAACCGCCTGCGCCTCCTGCTCGGGACCCAGATCCTGACCACCGCGGTCCTGCTCGCCGCGTTCGCGCTCTCGGTGTCGGGCGCGGTGCGGGTGGCGCCGCTGCTGACGCTCGCCGCGATGAGCAACACGTTCCGCGCCTTCGACGAGCCGACCCGCATGTCGCTCGTGCCCCAGATGGTGGGGCGCGAGCGGCTGGCCAACGCCATCGCGCTGGGATCGATCCCGTGGCAGGCCGGGCGCATGATCGGCCCCTCCATCACCGGCGTCCTGATCGCGGCGTTCGGCGGCACCGTCGGCTTCGGCCTGGCCGCCGCGTCGTCGGCGATGGCGCTGGTGATGTACCGGCAGCTCCGGGTGAACGCCGACGCCCCCGCGCCCAGCGCGCAGCGCCTCCTGCACCAGCTCTACGAGGGGCTCCACTTCGTGGCGCACGACTTCGTGTTCGCCGCGCTGATCTGCCTGGCCCTGTTCAATGCCGTCTTCGGCCTCTCCTACGTCACGCTGCTGCCGATCTTCTCCGACGTGTACTTCCAGACCGGCTCCGCCGGCTACGGACTGCTCAACGCGGCCCACGGCCTGGGCGCGCTGGCCGGCACCCTGCTGGTGGCGAGCCTGGCCACGCGGCTGCGCCGGCGGGGGCTCGTCATCCTGATCGGCGCGGCGGGCATGGGCCTCGGCCTGATGGCCTTCTCGCGCGTGCCCACACTCGGGCCCGCGCTGCCGATCCTGGCCGCAGTCGGCTTCAGCAACACGTTCTATCTGACCCAGGTCAGCACGCAGCTGCAGCAGACGGTGCCGGATCACCTCCGCGGCCGGGTCATGAGCCTCTACGCGCTCTGCTGGAACCTGCTGCCCATCGGCGGCCTGCTGGGCGGCCTGATGGCCGCCGCGGTGGACGCGCGCTTCGCGGTGTCCGTGGGCGGCGCGATGGTCGCGGGCAACGCGCTGCTCCTGCTCGCCTCGCGCCGGCTGCGGCTGCTATGATCCCTACCTCAAAGGAGACCCGTCATGGCCAACGTCCTCACCGTCGTCGCGAAGATCCGGGCCGCGAAGGGCAAGGGCGACGCCCTCGCCGCGCTGCTCGCCGAGCAGGCCGGCGTGGTGCGCCGGGCCGAGCCCGGCTGCCTCGTGTACCGCCCGCATCGCTCGACGAAGGATCCCGACCTGTTCATCTTCTACGAGCAATACAAGGACGACGCCGCGTTCGACGCACATCGCAAGGCGCCCCACCTGGCGTCCTACCGCGAGCGGCGCGAGAAGGAGGGGCTGACGGAGGGCGCGGCGGAAGTGGAGATCTACCGCTCGCTGACGGAGTAGCCGCGCCTGCCGGCCTCCGCCATCGGCGGGCCGTCACGCCGGCGGCACGGGCGATTCGTGTTTCGCGCATTCGGCTTGCCACCGCTCGTTGGCGTCGTCGAAGACCTTTCTTCCGCGTGCGATATCGAACGGCCGCTCTCGAAGCGTCTCCGGGTCCCAATCGCTCCGCGGCGTGCCGAAGAAGTCGCCCCCGTAGATATGGATCGCGGCGGTGAACACGCGAAGCGGGTTCGCCACCGCGTGGATGATCGACGGCCCGAGCAGCTCGGTGTCCCCGGCCTCGAGCTGCTTGCCGCCGGCGACCTGCAGTCCCCCGGGACTGCGGCGATAGAAGGTGTTGTCCTCGCGCCCTCCGTAGAGCCCGATCAGCGCCCACATGCGATGGTCGTGCGGATAGATGGCCATGCCGGGCGTCCAGATCACATTGAGGATCGTGAGATCGCGCTCATGATGGAGCGGTGTGATCGCGCCTCGTCGCGGCGCGCCCAGCGCGGCCTGCACGTCCGGGGGGCTCGCCACGATCCGTTGAAGCATCTCCTTGATCGTCAATCCGGGAGTGGGCCCGGCGAGGGCGGCACGGCAGTCGCTCACGAAATGGTCGACGTTCAGCATGAGGGGTCTCCTTTCGAGCCCGACGGTACCGATGTCCCCGGGATGCTGTCCAATGCATTCCACGAGCGGTAGAGTATGCCGACAGGGCATTGGACGAGATGGAGCTCCGTCACCTCCGCTCCTTCGTTGCCGTCGCCGACACCGGCGCCTTCTCCCGAGCCGCCGCGCAGGTGCGGATCACGCAACCGGCGCTGTGGCGCCAGGTTCGCGACCTCGAGAAGGAGCTGGGCGTGCCCCTCGTGGAGCGTGTGGGCCGCCGGGCTCGGGTGACCAGCGCGGGTGAGGGCCTGCTCCTCCGCAGCCGTGCCCTGCTCGCCGATGTCGACCGGCTCGTCGACCACGCCCACGCCGTGCGAGGCGGCAACATCGGGAGCCTGAGCGTCGCCGGCTCGCCCCAGATGATCCAGAGCGTGCTGGCTCCGTTCCTGACCAGATATCTGAAGTCGCGAGAACAGGTGGACGTCCGTCTCCTCGAGGAGGGGGGTGTGCGCGCGCTCGCCCGCGTCGAGAGTGGCGAGGCACACCTGGCCGTGGCGATTCGTCACGGCAACGATCACCTCGAGGGTCGCCTGCTGTTTCCGTTTCGAGTCCTGGCCGCGCTGCCCCGGGGGCATCGTCTCGGGCGGCGCGCGACGATCGACGTGACGGATCTCCAGGGCGAGCGGGTCCTGTTGCTCCGACAGGGGTTCGGCACTCGGGAGATGTTCGACGCGGCCTGTCGCATCGCTCACGTCCACGTGCGTCTCCTCCTCGAGGCGGGTGATCCTCAATCGTTGATCGCGCTGGCCGAGGCCGGTCGCGGGATCGCCATCGTCCCCTCCACGGTTGCGTTCACGGGTCGACGGGTCCGCGGGGCGGCTCTCCTGCACGCCCGCGCGTCGCTGGGCCAGTGGGGCTGGATCGTCTGGAACCCACATCGGTTTCTCCCCCCTTTCGCGCGCAGCTTCATCGAGGGATTGGTGATGTACACGCGCCGAACCTACCCGGGGCGGGCGTTGGAACGCGTCGCGCCACCGGTGCCGCGACCGAGGGAGGGCCGGGCTCCCGGATGGACAACTTCTCCGTAGGCCCCTCGTGCGCTCGCGGCGTCAAGCCCCGAGCTCGAGGTCCAGCAGGCGCAGCGCGGCCTGGAACTCGCGCTGCAGCGGGGCGATCCGGCGCGTCCGCGGCGCGCGGATGACCGGCCGGCGGCCCGGTCGCTCGAAGATCGCCCAGTTCTGGTAGTGATCGCCGAAGCGCGAGCGGTAGGCGATGCCCGCGAAGCGCGGCCGCCCGCGCGCATCGCTCAGCGCGTAGACGTGGCTCGAGATCTCCTGCGTGAAGCGGCGGGGTGCGGTCTGCCGGATCGCGGCCCCGTCCAGCTCTCTCACGCGGTACCGCACCAGGGTGGCCGCGAGCGCGCGGTGCAGGTACGCCAGCGACGCGGCCGCGCCCACGTCGCAGAAGACGCCCGACACCGACGCCTCCCCGACCACCCGACCGTTGAGCCAGGAGCGAGGCAGCCGTCCCGGCACCTGCACCGCCTCTGGCCCCTTGATGCGGGCCAGCTCGGCCAGCACGTGCGGATCGGGACGGAATCGCGCGAGCGTCTCGACGAAGCACGCCTCGAGCTGCGACGACCCGTAGAGCACGCGGTACGTGCTGCGGGCGTCGTCCCAGCGATTGCCGAAGGTGCCGTCCTCCCCCGCGATCTCCCACGGCGGCCACGCCCACGGGTTGGGCTTGCGGCCGACGCGGAAGACGCGTCTCCCCGGGGTGATCTCCGCGAGAGAGTCACCTGCCTCGGATCCTGAACCGGCTCCGCCGACGGCTGTCATGCAACGAGCATGCAGCGGCCTGCGAGTGTTG
Above is a genomic segment from Candidatus Methylomirabilota bacterium containing:
- a CDS encoding RES domain-containing protein; translated protein: MTAVGGAGSGSEAGDSLAEITPGRRVFRVGRKPNPWAWPPWEIAGEDGTFGNRWDDARSTYRVLYGSSQLEACFVETLARFRPDPHVLAELARIKGPEAVQVPGRLPRSWLNGRVVGEASVSGVFCDVGAAASLAYLHRALAATLVRYRVRELDGAAIRQTAPRRFTQEISSHVYALSDARGRPRFAGIAYRSRFGDHYQNWAIFERPGRRPVIRAPRTRRIAPLQREFQAALRLLDLELGA
- the alr gene encoding alanine racemase, yielding MDQGSLRPTIVEVSLTRLADNFRAIQAAVGHAAVMPILKANAYGHGLVPVARHLASLGAPCFGVAFLEEAIALREAGVVQPILVMGGIFGDQIPLFLRHDLTLTASSIDKLKQVEEEAGRLGVTARVHLKIDTGMERIGVHYYSARGLLERASECRHAVVEGIYSHFANADAADLTSARVQLARFLEVLEWYDKQGVKPPVRHIANSGAVLQLPESHLDLVRPGILLYGVYPSDEARKTIAVEPALSMRSRVVYFKVVSPGHPVSYGSTWQSDHPVRVVTVPVGYGDGYFRALSNVAHVLIRGRKYPVVGRVCMDQIMVNLEWESAFNGDVVTLLGRDGDEIITCG
- a CDS encoding zinc-binding dehydrogenase, coding for MRAAVMRNRQLVVADLPRPEPGPGEVLVKTLACGICGSDLHALRHADRFVEASRRAGSAFTMDLARDVVMGHEFCAEIVDHGPATARTLRAGTRVCSRPSLIRADGPRTVGYSNDTPGGYAEYMRLTEALLLPVPDGLPTELAALTEPMAVGLHAVAKARLEADDAPLVIGCGPVGLAVIAALRLQGARPIVAADFSPRRRELAVAMGADVVVDPAATAPWQSWRETAVWRDPSHAPALPPWIVGPAVRPAVVFECVGVPGVLDQIMAPAPRGTRIVVVGVCMEPDTIYPMLGISKELSLQFVLGYTPGEFAATLGHIAARRIETTPLITGRVGVEGVAGAFEALASPERHAKILVEPWRA
- a CDS encoding MFS transporter, translating into MAVTARSTTFAALRERNYRFYWIGLVFYVLGHRAEYLTFAWMVWEVTHDALYLGYLGLAQGVPLVVFQLWGGVLADRANRLRLLLGTQILTTAVLLAAFALSVSGAVRVAPLLTLAAMSNTFRAFDEPTRMSLVPQMVGRERLANAIALGSIPWQAGRMIGPSITGVLIAAFGGTVGFGLAAASSAMALVMYRQLRVNADAPAPSAQRLLHQLYEGLHFVAHDFVFAALICLALFNAVFGLSYVTLLPIFSDVYFQTGSAGYGLLNAAHGLGALAGTLLVASLATRLRRRGLVILIGAAGMGLGLMAFSRVPTLGPALPILAAVGFSNTFYLTQVSTQLQQTVPDHLRGRVMSLYALCWNLLPIGGLLGGLMAAAVDARFAVSVGGAMVAGNALLLLASRRLRLL
- a CDS encoding M81 family metallopeptidase, whose translation is MARPRLVLAMMMHETNTFSPVPTPLSSFRPLSGEAAIAEFRDTNTQLGGFLHVAEQAGAEIVLPVAGGAHPSGYVEKGAYEDMVEAIVGAVRGGCDAVFLALHGAMVAEHVDDGEGELLRRLRAVAPRVPIAVGLDFHSHMTAAMVDNATVIAGYCTYPHVDMGETGQRAGRTMLRALRGEIEPVLVWGSRPMMTSTLVHTPSRQPMKDIMDMAMAAEAGGTVLNASVFGGFPHADIPHTSLSAVIVCDRRADAGAALRDRLLAMAWERRDDFLYHGAPLAEQVAHARSLGDGPIVLVDHGDNTASGGTQDVMSVIDEVMRQGLTDVAAGPICDPAGVRRLVEAGTAASVTLPLGGRIDMPQINLPGKPLAVTGKVTRITDGEFTVTGPMATGTRVRMGRTAVLDTGAMQIVVSEGRSEPFDLGVFTHCGIDPRRKKYVLIKSRQHFRAGFEPIARHIVLCDGDGVTSSDLRLFTYRNRRRPLFPFERDR
- a CDS encoding LysR family transcriptional regulator; the encoded protein is MELRHLRSFVAVADTGAFSRAAAQVRITQPALWRQVRDLEKELGVPLVERVGRRARVTSAGEGLLLRSRALLADVDRLVDHAHAVRGGNIGSLSVAGSPQMIQSVLAPFLTRYLKSREQVDVRLLEEGGVRALARVESGEAHLAVAIRHGNDHLEGRLLFPFRVLAALPRGHRLGRRATIDVTDLQGERVLLLRQGFGTREMFDAACRIAHVHVRLLLEAGDPQSLIALAEAGRGIAIVPSTVAFTGRRVRGAALLHARASLGQWGWIVWNPHRFLPPFARSFIEGLVMYTRRTYPGRALERVAPPVPRPREGRAPGWTTSP
- a CDS encoding TRAP transporter substrate-binding protein gives rise to the protein MTRRSRHGHAWLAGAMIAALALLGAGAVSAQTVTWSMADEYPATSIQGEADARFAREVSRRTGGRIEIAHQYDASSGFRSREMVDAVGRGAVPLGNMYMGALGSVDPVFLLPSLPFLATTPEQGQALAAVARPHYERVLATHNQVLLFQSPWPPAGIWANKPVDSAEALRGLRIRTADANGVLAFRAAGAVPVAISFTDALPQLKSGQLDAVLSSGDGGAGARLMETLHHFTAIEYAVTMSMVTINGDVWRGLDADTQRAVRAAAAETEAGQWEAMKTRVAENYARMRAAGVGLTTELSVDYQQSLRKAGRAAVDDWLRQLGPAGSQILDAYRARLAGR
- a CDS encoding putative quinol monooxygenase: MANVLTVVAKIRAAKGKGDALAALLAEQAGVVRRAEPGCLVYRPHRSTKDPDLFIFYEQYKDDAAFDAHRKAPHLASYRERREKEGLTEGAAEVEIYRSLTE
- a CDS encoding LLM class flavin-dependent oxidoreductase, which translates into the protein MDYGLFTMPSHPPERKLFDGHQWDLQNLRWADELGFSEAWIGEHHTAPWEPHPSPDLLVAQALMQTKRMRIGPGGFLMPFHHPAELANRVAMLDHLAQGRLNFGVAASGLPSDWSLFNVDGMAGQNREMTRESLDIILRLWSEEPEFDYKGKFWHVTKTGTMFGTLRPHIFPFQKPHPPIGVAGLNKGSDTLKLAGERGFWPMSLNLNPAYVGSHWEAVEQGAAKSGRTPKRSDWRMVREVFVADTDAEALRHSAGGMMGRMMTEYFLPLLGAFGFTEYLKHDPSVPDGDVTPEYCAKHNWLVGSPDTVSQKLNDIYDEVGGFGTLLVFCFDYSENPKAWHHSMELLAKEVMPRFKGMVPK